The Streptomyces sp. M92 nucleotide sequence CATCGGGTCGTGGGATGCGGGATAATGGCTGGGAAGCAATGTGTTCGATGCCGGTGTCGCGCGTCCGGGCCGGATTGCGCGTGCCCTCACGGGCCGTCGGCGGTGACGGTGAGCTGGTATCAGGAAGGGGAACGAGCATGGCGGCCATGAAGCCGCGGACGGGCGATGGCCCGCTCGAGGTGACCAAGGAGGGGCGGGGCATCGTCATGCGCGTTCCGCTCGAAGGCGGCGGGCGGCTCGTCGTCGAGCTGACCCCCGATGAGGCCGACGCGCTCGGCGACGCCCTCAAGCAGGTCGTCGGCTGACGCGCGAGCGACCATACCCTCAGTCGCCCCGGTGCCGCACGCGGTGCCGGGGCGACTGCGTTCCGCTCCCCCCCCCGGGCCCGTCTCATCGGCCCAACGGGCGGTGGTTCACCTTTTGACGGCGCACAGCAGGCCGTCGCCCACCGGCAGCAGTGACGGCACCAGTTCCTGACTCTCCCGCACCGCGCGCAGGAGTTCCCGCAGCCGCAGCACCTCGGTGGGCTGCGGTCCGGAGTCGATCGTCCGGCCGGCGCCGAGGACGCCCTCGAAGACGACGAGGCCTCCGGGGCGCAGCAGGCGCAACGATTCATCGAGGTAGTCGAGGTACTCCAGACGGTCGCCGTCGCAGAAGACGAGGTCGTAGCCGGCGTCCGCGAGCCGGGGCAGGACGTCCAGGGCGCGGCCCGGGATGAACCGGGCCCGGTTGCTGGCGAAGCCCGCGGCGCGGAAGGCCTGCCGGGCGAACTGCTGGTGCTCCGGTTCCGGGTCGACCGTGGTCAGTACGCCGTCCGGCCGCATCCCGTGCAGCAGATGGATACCGGAGACGCCGCAGCCGGTGCCGATCTCCGCGACCGCCTTGGCGTCCACGGCGGCGGCGAGCAGTCCCAGCGCGGAGCCCGTGCCCGGGGTCACCGAGCGCAGGCCCGCCTCGCGGGCCCGGTCGCGTGCCCAGAGCAGCGCGTCGTCCTCGGCGACATAGGCGTCGGCGAACGCCCAGCTCGTCTGCCGGTTGCCGGTAATGACCCTCTCCTGTCCCCGTCGTTGCCTCGGCGTGACTGTATCCGTTGGCGTCGGGAACCCGCAGATGGGACCGGTCGTTTAAGGGGAGAGCGAAGAGGGACGACCGGACGGCCGGACGCGACGGGGGCAGCGAAGTGGGCCAGGGCGCCGAGCAAGTGCTGACGCAGCCGTACGAGCCGTGTCAGCCCAGATCAAATTTTCGTAAAACCGCTTATCCGGAGCTAACGGGCGAGGTGGCTATGGTAGGGGCTCCACTGGACACCACCAGAGCCGACAGGGGAGGTGCGGCCACACCCGCGGATCGGGGAGGAGTGCTGCGGCGCTTCCTCGGATCGGCAGGCAGGCCGAAATCCGTGAACGACACCGCTGCTGACCCCAGCCACGCCGACCGTCCCGGCACGGGACACACCCAGACCGCGACCTTCACCAGCGACGCGGACGGGCAGGCGTGGACTCCGCCCACCTGGGAGGAGATCGTCAGCACCCACAGCGGCCGCGTCTACCGCCTCGCGTACCGCCTCACGGGCAACCAGCACGACGCCGAGGACCTCACCCAGGAGGTCTTCGTCCGCGTCTTCCGGTCCCTGTCGACCTACACGCCGGGCACCTTCGAGGGCTGGCTGCACCGGATCACCACCAACCTCTTCCTGGACATGGTCCGCCGCAAGCAGCGCATCCGCTTCGACGCCCTCGGCGACGACGCGGCCGAGCGGCTGCCCAGCAAGGAGCCCACCCCGCAGCAGGTCTTCCACGACGCCCACTTCGACGCGGACGTCCAGCAGGCCCTGGACACCCTCGCGCCCGAGTTCCGCGCGGCCGTCGTCCTGTGCGACATCGAGGGGCTGTCGTACGAGGAGATCGCCGCGACCCTGGGCGTCAAGCTCGGCACGGTCCGCTCCCGGATCCACCGCGGCCGCTCCCAGCTGCGCAAGGCACTCGCGCACCGCGCTCCCGAGGCGCGTGCCGGGCGTCGCTCGTTCGCGGCCCGTGTGCCCGCACTGGGAGGAGGGGGCACGAGCGCGTGAGTGGGTCACGTCCTGAAGCCGAGGGACACCTCGCAGAGCAGCATCTGGGAGACCGACTCTCCGCCCTGGTGGACGGGGAGCTCGGTCATGACGCGCGGGAGCGCGTACTCGCGCACGTCGCCACCTGCCCGAAGTGCAAGGCGGAGGTCGACGCGCAGCGCCGGCTGAAGAACGTCTTCGCCGAAGCGGCACCACCGGCTCCGTCCGAGAGCTTCCTGGCCCGCCTCCAGGGGCTGCCGGGCGGCGGCGACACGGACGGCGGCGGTGCGCCACTGGACGGCTCGGGATTCTCCGCGGGCTTCGACGGCGTCTTCGGGACGAAGCGGGGCGAGCGGTTCGAGTTCGGGTACGTCCCCGCCCGGCCGCACTCCCCCCTGCCGGAGCCGCCCTCGCTGGGGCGCGGCTTCCGCATCCACGACGTGAGCAGGCACGAGGCCGAGCGGTCGTCCTCGCGCGGCCTGCGGTTCGCGTTCGCCGCCGCTGGGGCGGTGTCGCTGGCCGCGATCGCGCTGGGCGGCGTCACCGTCGGCACCCCGGACACCACCACGGAGGCCCGCGGCTCCGGCAGCGGCAGCAACGCGACCCCGGCGCGCACCCAGGGCGCCGGCGCGGCCACGACCTCGGAGGGCCAGCGCCGCCGCTCGGGCACGCCGCTGCTCGCGCACGGCCAGGGGCAGGGGGCGCTCGGCGACACCCCCGTCGCCCCCACCGAGGCGTCCGCGCCGCTGCTGCCCGGCCTGCCGGCCCCCGCGGGAGCCGATCCCCGGGAGCAGACCGTGCGCGCGCTGACCACCCCGGTGACGGCCGGCGCGGCCGCCGTGTCCCCGCTGATACGTCCGCTCGAAGCGGTTCCGCCACTCGCCCTGACCTCCTGGGCCGCCGCCGACGTCAGGCCGCCCGGTCTGCTCGCCGCCCCCGTCCCCGACCCGCTCGTGTCCCCCCACCTCGGGGCGACCCCCGCCGCCTCCCACCGCCCGGCCCCCTGACCGGGATCTGCGCACCGGCCCGGGAACCTGATTGAATCCCGGGACGGCACCAGAGCCCTTGGAGCCGAAGATCTGCGGCCAGCTGTGGGGGAGAACATGAACGAGGGGAAGCCCACGAAGGCGAAGTGGTGGAGCCGTCCCCGCTCGTCCGACGACGCGTCCGACGGCGACTTCGAGCTGCAACGCCC carries:
- a CDS encoding DUF3117 domain-containing protein, with the translated sequence MAAMKPRTGDGPLEVTKEGRGIVMRVPLEGGGRLVVELTPDEADALGDALKQVVG
- a CDS encoding O-methyltransferase → MCGFPTPTDTVTPRQRRGQERVITGNRQTSWAFADAYVAEDDALLWARDRAREAGLRSVTPGTGSALGLLAAAVDAKAVAEIGTGCGVSGIHLLHGMRPDGVLTTVDPEPEHQQFARQAFRAAGFASNRARFIPGRALDVLPRLADAGYDLVFCDGDRLEYLDYLDESLRLLRPGGLVVFEGVLGAGRTIDSGPQPTEVLRLRELLRAVRESQELVPSLLPVGDGLLCAVKR
- the sigE gene encoding RNA polymerase sigma factor SigE — protein: MNDTAADPSHADRPGTGHTQTATFTSDADGQAWTPPTWEEIVSTHSGRVYRLAYRLTGNQHDAEDLTQEVFVRVFRSLSTYTPGTFEGWLHRITTNLFLDMVRRKQRIRFDALGDDAAERLPSKEPTPQQVFHDAHFDADVQQALDTLAPEFRAAVVLCDIEGLSYEEIAATLGVKLGTVRSRIHRGRSQLRKALAHRAPEARAGRRSFAARVPALGGGGTSA
- a CDS encoding anti-sigma factor family protein; its protein translation is MSGSRPEAEGHLAEQHLGDRLSALVDGELGHDARERVLAHVATCPKCKAEVDAQRRLKNVFAEAAPPAPSESFLARLQGLPGGGDTDGGGAPLDGSGFSAGFDGVFGTKRGERFEFGYVPARPHSPLPEPPSLGRGFRIHDVSRHEAERSSSRGLRFAFAAAGAVSLAAIALGGVTVGTPDTTTEARGSGSGSNATPARTQGAGAATTSEGQRRRSGTPLLAHGQGQGALGDTPVAPTEASAPLLPGLPAPAGADPREQTVRALTTPVTAGAAAVSPLIRPLEAVPPLALTSWAAADVRPPGLLAAPVPDPLVSPHLGATPAASHRPAP